Proteins encoded in a region of the Oscarella lobularis chromosome 5, ooOscLobu1.1, whole genome shotgun sequence genome:
- the LOC136187758 gene encoding uncharacterized protein isoform X3 — MEVSWIDECLRDELLDAIRVGDFEGVKECLRKGAKFNSLPPLPEACANGHVKIAELLIDSGAQVDEAVWYGGPTPLQEACSHGHLDVAKLLIDSGAQVNEANKYDGRMALQGACYHGHLDVAKLLIDSGAQVNEANKFGRTALQGACSNGHLDVAKFLIDSGAQVNEANKEACSNGDLDVAKLLIDSGAQYGGPTPLQEACSNGHLDVAKLLIDSGAQVNEANKYDGRTALQGACYHDHLDVAKLLIDSGAQVNEANKFGRTALQGACYHGHLDVAKLLIDSGAQVNEANKEACSNGDLDVAKLLIDSGAQYGGPTPLQEACSNGHLDVAKLLIDSGAQVNEANKYDGCTALQGACYHGHLDVAKLLIDSGAQVNEANKFGRTALQGACYHGHLDVAKLLIDSGAQVNEANKEACSNGDLDVAKLLIDSGAQVNEANKYGGPTPLQGACYHGHLDVAKLLIDSGAQVNEANKYGGPTPLQEACSNGHLDVAKLLIDSGAQVNEANKYGGPTPLQEACSNGHLDVAKLLIDSGAQVNEANKYGRTALQGACYHGHLDVAKLLIDSGAQVNEANKGKMTALREACLNGHLDVAKLLIEAGAHVNEKDELWSGALYGACQNGHLEIAKLLINAGADVNKTNMTNKRTVLMEACLNGHLDVAELLIRKANARNERRALLVACRRGQSKIAKLLIKAGANINRADENGPTALQSACWDDQEEIARLLIISGANINMENSEGHTALHAACWNGSLEIVKLLVRAEADFNKTDLEGLTALLTACFGGHLAIAKLLVEAGADVNKTDNKENSILHFLANHSHKIPVLSSCFDLVKLILLKEPTLITRLGEGGLLPHEIPCPSDVRNFFFNEWTKHRYNKLYSQGTTKQTKIKVCVIGKAKAGKTTLIKTLKNIYWKDGGDDKRTAGMDLSAAKIKSAGEVVFCDFAGQEFFHKTHGLFFSESTTIFLLVVDLREDDLEELKRRSRYFCSFVKCSVVLKEKANFVVVGSKSDLIPIAKIGESKLRQVCTYLSLNFGPWFNFYGKHFVLNCRDRTSSDLDLLRKAISEVKELTIKAAQEVPIIVEAATASFLPTLRHPFNKRQSFSDKVRLFFSADAKQKEEIHTRTMSVMKNLPETGKERSGYLMELSIFEHIMTNGLYPGLTVEVQKLLIEFLQGIGEILVIEDKVILDPTWLCQNIIGPLLSPTDSVFRVSLCCSPPGTTTKDDIQSALEAFNKRKWEHIDETIRLLCHLEICYELPPKQNTYRFPALLKAKRPSDVWSENPEMKIYVGRRVRRAEETDIITPGTMPFLQCHVHNVPCFCGLEPVVWQDGLMIRNTINGFLVEGMITLQEEAKALDFVVRGPVHSERECLKLLNNLMKTGEEVLQKRSPGTHSRLWYISSTELKQLKEFPLAYEKATIDEKIETSIKSSDSVSKGTVIDSLRDLLALCDNHIDFLPYKTRCAIITCLEKDDAGREASKEHLPGLSEADQVECKTAAELFSTWSENLSATVHCLADAARQSNLPYLLALLSEDGAIELSSYETLEAKEDLAFIRTSSPSTIKRRRVEQETGPRSAPSTGDDDEEISCLFDEDPMTALERFQAAKRIQPVWNRVGRVLGPEPFEDFEMHAFGEKRNDHDRALDMLDAWANKFGRGATRRQFIAAARDVGYSNAVASIFSGPQ, encoded by the exons ATGGAAGTCTCGTGGATTGATGAATGCTTGCGAGATGAGCTTCTTGACGCGATTCGAGTAGGTGACTTTGAAGGAGTGAAAGAATGCCTGAGAAAAGGAGCGAAATTCAATAGTCTCCCGCCTTTGCCTGAAGCATGTGCAAATGGTCACGTGAAAATTGCTGAACTTTTAATTGACAGCGGAGCACAAGTGGATGAGGCAGTCTGG TATGGTGGACCTACGCCTTTGCAGGAAGCATGTTCTCATGGTCACTTGGATGTTGCTAAACTTTTAATTGACAGCGGAGCACAAGTGAATGAGGCAAACAAG TATGATGGACGCATGGCTTTGCAGGGAGCATGTTATCACGGTCACTTAGATGTTGCTAAACTTTTAATTGACAGCGGAGCACAAGTGAATGAGGCAAACAAG TTTGGACGCACGGCTTTGCAGGGAGCATGTTCTAATGGTCACTTAGATGTTgctaaatttttaattgacagCGGAGCACAAGTGAATGAGGCAAACAAG GAAGCATGTTCTAATGGTGACTTGGATGTTGCTAAACTTTTAATTGACAGCGGAGCACAA TATGGTGGACCTACGCCTTTGCAGGAAGCATGTTCTAATGGTCACTTAGATGTTGCTAAACTTTTAATTGACAGCGGAGCACAAGTGAATGAGGCAAACAAG TATGATGGACGCACGGCTTTGCAGGGAGCATGTTATCACGATCACTTAGATGTTGCTAAACTTTTAATTGACAGCGGAGCACAAGTGAATGAGGCAAACAAG TTTGGACGCACGGCTTTGCAGGGAGCATGTTATCACGGTCACTTAGATGTTGCTAAACTTTTAATTGACAGCGGAGCACAAGTGAATGAGGCAAACAAG GAAGCATGTTCTAATGGTGACTTGGATGTTGCTAAACTTTTAATTGACAGCGGAGCACAA TATGGTGGACCTACGCCTTTGCAGGAAGCATGTTCTAATGGTCACTTAGATGTTGCTAAACTTTTAATTGACAGCGGAGCACAAGTGAATGAGGCAAACAAG TATGATGGATGCACGGCTTTGCAGGGAGCATGTTATCACGGTCACTTAGATGTTGCTAAACTTTTAATTGACAGCGGAGCACAAGTGAATGAGGCAAACAAG TTTGGACGCACGGCTTTGCAGGGAGCATGTTATCACGGTCACTTAGATGTTGCTAAGCTTTTAATTGACAGCGGAGCACAAGTGAATGAGGCAAACAAG GAAGCATGTTCTAATGGTGACTTGGATGTTGCTAAACTTTTAATTGACAGCGGAGCACAAGTGAATGAGGCAAACAAG TATGGTGGACCTACGCCTTTGCAGGGAGCATGTTATCACGGTCACTTAGATGTTGCTAAACTTTTAATTGACAGCGGAGCACAAGTGAATGAGGCAAACAAG TATGGTGGACCTACGCCTTTGCAGGAAGCATGTTCTAATGGTCACTTAGATGTTGCTAAACTTTTAATTGACAGCGGAGCACAAGTGAATGAGGCAAACAAG TATGGTGGACCTACGCCTTTGCAGGAAGCATGTTCTAATGGTCACTTAGATGTTGCTAAACTTTTAATTGACAGCGGAGCACAAGTGAATGAGGCAAACAAG TATGGACGCACGGCTTTGCAGGGAGCATGTTATCACGGTCACTTAGATGTTGCTAAACTTTTAATTGACAGCGGAGCACAAGTGAATGAGGCAAACAAG GGTAAAATGACAGCTTTGCGGGAAGCGTGTCTCAACGGCCATCTGGACGTTGCTAAACTTTTAATTGAGGCTGGAGCGCATGtcaatgaaaaagacgag CTTTGGTCTGGGGCTTTGTATGGAGCTTGTCAAAATGGTCACTTAGAAATTGCTAAGCTTTTAATCAACGCTGGAGCAGACGTCAATAAAACAAACATG ACTAATAAAAGGACGGTTTTGATGGAAGCATGTCTCAATGGTCATTTGGATGTTGCTGAACTTCTAATCCGTAAAGCGAATGCTCGAAATGAACGGCGGGCTCTCCTAGTAGCGTGCAGAAGGGGTCAATCGAAAATTGctaaattattaatcaaaGCTGGAGCAAACATCAATCGAGCTGATGAG AATGGGCCTACAGCTTTGCAGTCTGCTTGTTGGGACGATCAAGAGGAAATTGCAAgactattaattatttctggAGCAAATATCAATATGGAAAACTCG GAAGGTCACACGGCTCTGCACGCAGCATGTTGGAATGGAAGCTTGGAAATTGTTAAACTGTTAGTGCGCGCTGAGGCAGATTTCAATAAGACTGACTTG GAAGGTTTAACCGCTTTGTTGACAGCATGTTTTGGTGGCCACTTGGCTATTGCAAAACTGTTAGTCGAAGCTGGAGCAGATGTCAATAAGACAGATAAT aaagaaaattcaatattaCATTTTCTTGCTAATCATAGTCACAAAATTCCTG TTCTCTCTTCTTGCTTTGATCTTGTGAAGCTCATTCTTTTAAAGGAGCCTACTCTCATTACTCGTTTGGGAGAG GGTGGTCTACTTCCTCACGAGATTCCTTGCCCGTCGGATGTGAGGAACTTTTTTTTCAACGAATGG ACAAAACATCGATACAATAAACTTTACTCGCAAGGGACGACCAAGCAAACAAAAATTAAGGTGTGCGTTATTGGAAAAGCTAAAGCCGGTAAAACAACTCTCATAAAAACTCTAAAAAACATTTATTGGAAAGACGGGGGTGACGACAAACGAACTGCTGGCATGGATCTATCAGCtgcaaaaatcaaatcagCTGGCGAAGTTGTTTTTTGCGATTTTGCTGGGCAGgaattttttcacaaaaCGCACGGACTGTTTTTCTCCGAATCTACAACAATTTTTCTGCTCGTTGTTGATTTGAGAGAAGACGACCTGGAGGAGCTTAAACGTCGGAGTCGCTATTTCTGTTCATTTGTGAAATGCAGCgtcgttctaaaagaaaaggctAACTTTGTAGTTGTGGGAAGCAAGAGCGATTTGATTCCTATTGCAAAAATTGGGGAGTCTAAGTTACGGCAGGTTTGCACCTACttgagcctaaattttgGTCCTTGGTTTAACTTCTACGGGAAGCACTTCGTTTTGAATTGCCGTGATCGCACATCGAGCGATTTAGATCTTTTAAGGAAAGCTATTAGCGAAGTCAAAGAGCTCACCATAAAG GCGGCTCAAGAGGTTCCTATTATAGTTGAGGCGGCAACTGCGTCTTTTTTACCTACGCTGCGGCATCCGTTCAACAAACGCCAATCCTTTTCTGACAAGGTGCGTTTGTTCTTCTCTGCTGACGCTAAACAGAAGGAAGAAATACATACAAGAACTATGTCTGTGATGAAGAATCTTCCTGAGACCGGAAAG GAAAGAAGCGGTTATTTAATGGAGTTGAGCATTTTTGAGCATATAATGACAAACGGCCTCTACCCTGGCCTCACCGTTGAAGTTCAAAAATTGCTCATCGAGTTTTTGCAAGGAATCGGCGAG ATTTTAGTAATTGAAGACAAAGTCATTTTGGATCCAACTTGGCTATGTCAGAATATCATTGGCCCGCTGTTGTCTCCTACGGATTCGGTGTTTCGAGTTTCTCTTTGCTGCTCTCCACCCGGAACAACCACCAAGGATGACATCCAGAGCGCACTTGAAGCCTTCAACAAGCGAAAGTGGGAACATATCGACGAAACAATTCGGCTCCTGTGCCATTTGGAAATTTGCTATGAGCTTCCTCCTAAACAGAACACTTATCGGTTTCCAGCTCTACTGAAGGCGAAACGTCCATCTGATGTGTGGTCTGAAAATCCTGAGATGAAAATTTACGTTGGACGTCGTGTGAGACGAGCTGAAGAGACGGACATAATCACTCCAGGAACAATGCCGTTTCTTCAGTGTCACGTCCACAATGTTCCTTGTTTTTGTGGTTTAGAGCCTGTCGTTTGGCAAGACGGGTTGATGATCAGGAATACCATAAATGGTTTTTTGGTAGAAGGAATGATAACATTGCAAGAAGAGGCTAAAGCATTGGATTTTGTAGTGCGTGGTCCGGTTCATTCCGAGCGGGAATGCCTCAAACTTCTTAATAATTTAATGAAAACTGGAGAAGAAGTTCTTCAAAAGAGGAGTCCAGGGACGCATAGCCGTCTCTGGTACATCAGCTCTACCGAATTAAAACAGCTGAAAGAGTTCCCTCTGGCTTACGAAAAAGCAACTATTGACGAGAAGATAGAGACTTCAATAAAGTCAAGCGATTCAGTTAGCAAGGGAACGGTCATAGACAGCCTTAGAGATCTTCTCGCTCTTTGTGACAATCACATCGACTTTCTACCTTACAAGACACGCTGCGCTATAATAACATGCTTGGAGAAAGACGATGCGGGAAGGGAAGCTTCGAAAGAGCATTTGCCGGGCTTGTCAGAAGCTGACCAGGTGGAATGCAAGACAGCAGCAGAGCTTTTTTCTACTTGGAGTGAAAATCTCAGCGCCACAGTACACTGCCTGGCCGATGCTGCAAGGCAATCTAATTTGCCATATTTGTTAGCTCTTTTGAGTGAAGATGGTGCTATAGAATTGTCTTCTTATGAG ACGTTAGAGGCAAAAGAAGACTTGGCCTTCATTCGAACGAGTTCTCCTTCCACAATTAAAA GGCGTCGTGTTGAGCAAGAAACTGGGCCTCGGTCTGCTCCTTCGAcaggtgacgacgacgaag AAATCTCTTGTCTATTTGATGAGGATCCAATGACCGCACTCGAAAGATTTCAAGCGGCTAAACGCATTCAACCCGTATGGAATCGTGTTGGAAGAGTCTTGGGACCGGAACCTTTCGAAGACTTTGAAATGCATGCGTTTGGGGAAAAAAGGAACGATCACGATCGTGCTCTAGATATGCTGGACGCGTGGGCAAATAAGTTCGGCAGAGGAGCAACTCGCAGACAATTTATTGCTGCTGCGAGGGACGTTGGCTACTCAAATGCAGTAGCCTCTATTTTTTCTG gcCCACAATGA